Genomic segment of Streptomyces sp. NBC_01210:
CCCCATGACTTCCTCCCCCGAAGAATCCACTGAGTCATTGATACTGCACAGCACTGACAACGCGGTCTCGTGGATCACCCTCAACCGCCCCGAGGCCATGAACGCGGTCACCTGGGACCAGCGGGAACGGATCATCGCGCTGCTGGAGGCCACCTCCGCCGACCCCGAGGTCCGGGCCGTCGTCATCACCGCCACCGGCAAGGGGTTCTGCGCGGGCGCGGATCTCCGCGGGACTCCGCCGACCGCTCGGGAGCGGATCCCCGGGGACGTGGCGCGGACGATCCGGCTCGGCGCACAGCGCCTGATCGGGGCGGTACTCGACTGCGAGAAGCCCGTGATCGCCGCCGTCAACGGCACCGCCGCCGGCATCGGCGCGCATCTCGCCTTCGCCTGCGATCTCGTACTGGCCGCGGAACCGGCCAGGTTCATCGAGGTGTTCGTACGGCGGGGGCTCGTCCCGGACGGCGG
This window contains:
- a CDS encoding enoyl-CoA hydratase/isomerase family protein, translating into MTSSPEESTESLILHSTDNAVSWITLNRPEAMNAVTWDQRERIIALLEATSADPEVRAVVITATGKGFCAGADLRGTPPTARERIPGDVARTIRLGAQRLIGAVLDCEKPVIAAVNGTAAGIGAHLAFACDLVLAAEPARFIEVFVRRGLVPDGGGAYLLPRLIGPQRAKELMFFGDALPAAEAERIGLVNRVVPAEELEKTAREWAERLAAGPTRALALTKQLVNVSLDADRASAFAAEAAAQEINMMTRDANEGVASFVERRTPQYRGL